Proteins encoded in a region of the Vicia villosa cultivar HV-30 ecotype Madison, WI linkage group LG5, Vvil1.0, whole genome shotgun sequence genome:
- the LOC131607284 gene encoding vascular-related unknown protein 1-like, producing the protein MSSLSKAPTNNSSEESGWTTYFDDFFNNNNDDNLNNTNHKCSNSVSLSTSSSLLSDATSLVDKNVLSNKNVEKEFSLNKNVKMDSSFKKRKNIVDQALEDTATSPLNTPKEKRKAIVEDKKN; encoded by the exons ATGAGTTCCTTAAGCAAAGCTCCTACTAATAATTCCAGTGAGGAAAGTGGTTGGACTACATATTTTGATGacttcttcaacaacaacaatgatgataatCTTAACAACACCAACCACAAGTGTTCTAATTCTGTGTCTTTATCtacctcttcttctcttctctcagATGCAACTTCTTTGGTTGATAAGAATGTATTATCTAACAAAAATGTTGAGAAGGAGTTTTCTttgaataaaaatgttaaaatggATTCAAGTTTCAAGAAGAGAAAGAATATCGTTGATCAAGCTTTGGAAGACACTGCAACCTCTCCTCTCAATACTCCcaag GAAAAGAGAAAGGCAATAGTTGAGGACAAAAAGAATTGA